The genomic segment GGGCATGCACAACATTCTTCAGCGCCCTATGGCGATCAACGGTCAGGTGGTTATCCGTCCGATGATGTACCTGGCCCTGTCCTACGATCACCGTCTGATCGATGGCAAAGAAGCTGTGACCTTCCTGGTTACCATCAAGAACCTGCTGGAAGACCCGGCTCGTTTGCTGCTGGATATCTGATAGAAGCGGCTGCAGGCTTCAAGTACCGGGCTGCAGAAACAGGCAGCCTGGCTTGAGGCTTGCGGCTTCAAGCTTGCCGTTTAAAGAGGATTTTTTGAATGACGCAGAAATTTGACGTAGTAGTGATCGGCGCGGGCCCTGGCGGCTATGTAGCTGCCATCAAGGCGGCGCAGTTGGGCCTCACCACTGCCTGCATCGAGAAGTACACCGACAAGGAAGGCAAACTGGCGCTGGGCGGTACTTGCCTGAACGTTGGTTGCATTCCATCCAAGGCGCTGCTGGACAGCTCCTGGAAGTTTCACGAAGCCCAGGACGGCTTCGCGATCCACGGTATCAACCACGCTGGCGTGACCATGGACGTTTCGGCGATGGTCGGCCGCAAGGCCAACATCGTCAAAGGCCTGACCTCCGGCGTTGCGACCCTGTTCAAAGCCAACGGTGTGACCTCGATCCAGGGCCACGGCAAACTGCTGGCCGGCAAGAAAGTCGAAGTCACCAAGCCTGACGGTTCGGTAGAAATCATCGAAGCCGAGAACGTGATCCTGGCTCCAGGTTCGCGTCCGATCGACATTCCACCGGCTCCGGTTGACCAGAACGTGATCGTCGATTCGACTGGCGCTCTGGAATTCCAGTCCGTACCAAAACGTCTGGGCGTGATCGGCGCTGGCGTGATCGGTCTGGAGCTGGGTTCGGTCTGGTCCCGTCTGGGCGCAGAAGTGACCGTTCTCGAAGCGCTGGACACCTTCCTGATGGCGGCTGACGCTGCTGTTTCCAAGGAAGCGCTGAAAACCCTGACCAAACAGGGTCTGGACATCAAGCTGGGCGCTCGCGTTACCGGTTCCAAAGTGAATGGCGACGAAGTCGTTGTGAACTA from the Pseudomonas sp. N3-W genome contains:
- the lpdA gene encoding dihydrolipoyl dehydrogenase — encoded protein: MTQKFDVVVIGAGPGGYVAAIKAAQLGLTTACIEKYTDKEGKLALGGTCLNVGCIPSKALLDSSWKFHEAQDGFAIHGINHAGVTMDVSAMVGRKANIVKGLTSGVATLFKANGVTSIQGHGKLLAGKKVEVTKPDGSVEIIEAENVILAPGSRPIDIPPAPVDQNVIVDSTGALEFQSVPKRLGVIGAGVIGLELGSVWSRLGAEVTVLEALDTFLMAADAAVSKEALKTLTKQGLDIKLGARVTGSKVNGDEVVVNYTDANGEQNITFDKLIVAVGRRPVTTDLLSADCGVTLDERGFVHVDDHCATTVPGVYAIGDVVRGMMLAHKASEEGIMVVERIKGHKAQMNYDLIPSVIYTHPEIAWVGKTEQALKAEGVEVNVGTFPFAASGRAMAANDTGGFVKVIADAKTDRVLGVHVIGPSAAELVQQGAIGMEFGTSAEDLGMMVFSHPTLSEALHEAALAVNGGAIHIANRKKR